Proteins co-encoded in one Haladaptatus sp. ZSTT2 genomic window:
- a CDS encoding Hvo_1808 family surface protein has translation MARTRSLVALAFLVVLSGCVGGLLGPQDDPDDDTLGWENGYWHDDPLSIDESDGLNETERKAVIARTMARVEVIRGLEFKESVSVTLISREEYRARRGNDDGEPTDYDRWNEQVWEGLFLVSEDDTVSDAFGGVYGSAVQGYYSGGGEITLVSDSATPMVDRTTLSHELVHALQDQHFGFPGGRTTQDGELAADGLTEGDANYVEQLYESRCQAEWDCIARPDRGTSSAPDDFNRGVFSVIYQPYAEGPTFVESLRDRGGWEAVNAAYDDVPESTEQVIHPEDYPDDRPVELDVPDRSSGGWERFSLDTNADTVGEASIYAMLWANGVVTDQSPYAYAFPASTGWAGDSLVPYHNGDAYGYVWVTEWESEEDAREFHDAYRQVLERNGADPRGDGVYRIPEGEPFADAFRVTRSGTRVKIVNAPTVRELANIDG, from the coding sequence ATGGCGCGTACTCGCTCGCTCGTTGCCCTCGCCTTTCTCGTCGTGCTTTCCGGCTGTGTCGGCGGCCTTCTCGGCCCGCAAGACGACCCCGACGACGACACGCTTGGCTGGGAAAACGGCTATTGGCACGACGACCCGCTTTCTATCGATGAGAGCGACGGCCTGAACGAAACCGAGCGCAAGGCCGTCATCGCCCGGACGATGGCCCGCGTCGAGGTTATCCGCGGGCTGGAGTTCAAAGAGTCGGTCTCGGTGACGCTCATCAGCCGCGAGGAGTACCGCGCTCGGCGCGGGAACGACGACGGCGAACCGACCGACTACGACCGGTGGAACGAACAGGTCTGGGAGGGGCTGTTTCTCGTCTCCGAAGACGACACCGTTTCGGACGCCTTTGGCGGCGTCTACGGCAGTGCGGTACAGGGCTACTACAGCGGGGGCGGCGAAATCACGCTTGTGAGCGACTCTGCGACGCCGATGGTCGACCGGACGACGCTGTCACACGAACTCGTCCACGCCCTCCAAGACCAGCACTTTGGCTTTCCCGGCGGGCGGACCACCCAAGACGGCGAACTCGCCGCAGACGGCCTCACCGAAGGTGACGCGAACTACGTCGAACAGCTCTACGAATCGCGCTGTCAGGCCGAGTGGGACTGCATAGCCCGCCCCGACCGGGGCACGAGCAGTGCGCCAGACGACTTCAATCGCGGCGTCTTCTCGGTTATCTACCAGCCGTATGCAGAAGGGCCGACGTTCGTCGAGTCACTGCGCGACCGAGGCGGCTGGGAGGCCGTCAACGCCGCCTACGACGACGTTCCCGAGAGCACAGAACAGGTCATCCACCCCGAAGACTACCCGGACGACCGCCCGGTCGAACTCGACGTGCCAGACCGGTCGTCGGGCGGCTGGGAGCGGTTTTCCCTCGACACCAACGCGGACACGGTTGGCGAAGCGTCCATCTACGCCATGCTCTGGGCGAACGGCGTGGTCACCGACCAGTCGCCGTACGCCTATGCCTTCCCGGCCTCGACCGGGTGGGCCGGTGACAGCCTCGTTCCGTACCACAACGGCGACGCGTACGGCTACGTCTGGGTGACCGAGTGGGAGTCCGAGGAAGACGCCCGCGAGTTCCACGATGCCTACCGGCAGGTGCTCGAACGAAACGGCGCGGACCCTCGTGGCGATGGCGTTTATCGCATCCCCGAAGGCGAACCGTTCGCAGACGCCTTCCGGGTGACCCGGTCGGGGACGCGCGTCAAAATCGTGAACGCGCCCACCGTCCGCGAACTCGCCAACATAGACGGGTAG
- a CDS encoding Hvo_1808 family surface protein → MRALATVLVALLLVLSGCSGVLSGETTDATTTTPADTQTASPSPTTTTQAATQTPTTTPRPDPESDVLGWENGYWHDDVLSVTTDDGLNETELDAIVARAMARVENVRKLEFNETVPVEIITRAEYQNQSQEEYSDDFRAFDNSKFEAMFFVGEDRDALDVQNTNRGSNVLGYYSPKEDAIVIVANSDTPSLDAEGTLSHELVHALQDQHYNISSISRPTRELYNARNGLIEGEANYVQRLYLERCGGEWECLEAPESSGGGGVPDDFHWGIYFLNFFPYSDGPGFVGQMHRTQGWDGVNDLYANLPNSAEQVIYPQKYGEDEPTDVTLEDTNAGDWERVIPESPNPDQERPAYASLGQSALSSMFAYTFTDSYNQSRVVQPQEFINYEDNGQVNSSDPFNYDLRYTRGWDGDRMHVYKNGDGETAYVWKLVWDSPEDAAQFVTGYERLLQHWGAHRVSENVWVIPEGEPFADAFYVSFEGDTVTIVNAPTTDDLPDVSETAA, encoded by the coding sequence ATGCGAGCACTCGCCACCGTCCTGGTCGCACTCCTCCTCGTCCTCTCTGGGTGTAGCGGTGTGCTCTCAGGAGAGACCACCGATGCGACGACAACGACGCCAGCGGACACGCAAACTGCGTCGCCGAGTCCGACGACAACGACGCAGGCAGCGACACAGACGCCGACCACGACGCCCCGCCCCGACCCCGAGAGTGACGTACTCGGCTGGGAGAACGGCTACTGGCACGACGACGTGCTCTCGGTGACGACCGACGACGGCCTGAACGAGACGGAACTCGACGCCATCGTCGCCCGCGCGATGGCGCGGGTCGAAAACGTGCGCAAACTCGAATTCAACGAGACCGTCCCAGTCGAAATTATCACGCGCGCCGAGTACCAGAACCAGAGCCAAGAGGAGTACTCAGACGACTTTCGCGCCTTCGACAACTCGAAGTTCGAAGCGATGTTCTTCGTCGGCGAAGACAGAGACGCCTTAGACGTCCAGAACACGAATCGCGGCTCGAACGTCCTCGGCTACTACAGCCCGAAAGAGGACGCCATCGTCATCGTCGCCAACTCCGATACGCCGTCGCTCGACGCAGAAGGAACACTCTCACACGAACTCGTCCACGCCCTCCAAGACCAACACTACAACATCTCCTCTATCTCGCGGCCAACCCGCGAACTCTACAACGCGCGAAACGGCCTCATCGAAGGGGAAGCAAACTACGTCCAGCGGCTCTATCTCGAACGCTGTGGCGGCGAGTGGGAGTGTCTCGAAGCGCCCGAATCGAGCGGCGGTGGCGGCGTCCCTGACGACTTCCACTGGGGTATCTACTTCCTCAACTTCTTCCCGTACAGCGACGGTCCCGGCTTCGTCGGCCAGATGCACCGCACGCAGGGGTGGGACGGCGTGAACGACCTCTACGCGAACCTGCCCAACAGCGCAGAACAGGTCATCTACCCGCAGAAATACGGCGAAGACGAGCCGACCGATGTAACCCTCGAAGACACGAACGCCGGTGACTGGGAGCGCGTCATCCCCGAGTCGCCAAACCCAGACCAAGAGCGCCCGGCCTACGCGAGCCTCGGGCAGTCCGCACTCTCTTCGATGTTCGCCTACACGTTCACCGATTCGTACAATCAGTCGCGCGTGGTGCAGCCCCAGGAATTCATCAACTACGAGGACAACGGGCAGGTCAACAGCTCTGACCCGTTCAACTACGACCTGCGCTACACCCGCGGCTGGGACGGCGACCGGATGCACGTGTACAAAAACGGTGACGGCGAGACGGCCTACGTCTGGAAACTCGTCTGGGACTCCCCTGAAGACGCAGCGCAGTTCGTCACGGGCTACGAGCGTCTCCTCCAACACTGGGGTGCACACCGCGTGAGCGAAAACGTCTGGGTCATCCCCGAGGGAGAACCGTTCGCAGACGCCTTCTACGTCTCCTTCGAGGGCGACACGGTCACCATCGTGAACGCGCCGACGACCGACGACCTCCCCGACGTGTCTGAGACCGCCGCCTGA